A stretch of Balneolaceae bacterium DNA encodes these proteins:
- a CDS encoding DUF1186 domain-containing protein, translating to MSASSPAKPSVSYKISYSHTFRDNEYGITDSARELIEDLFFEVGKGKKSIIKRLQRAIKKYPKVPQFKNYLIKEYQAAGNQKMANEVIEQILKAHPDYLFGKLNKVHSLLDEGKAEQVPEILGTEMDLQALYPERDEFHIEEVLKFYSITVIYFLETGDREQAVARLDLLEELDPDAPAVQIARNRLMMYDIKENLEKSRKKWEHDKKHERTVESRGYRRSTQTDQKPDFHHSEIEYLYTNGFDISEQKIREILALPENSLVNDLENVLEDAVNRHEVLKEEILQSGWNYERHNFGSHAVSLLAEMESTQSLPTVLELLRQGEEFLEFWFGDRLEEYFADPVAVLAENQLSLLDEFLKEPYNSSYARNIAVSATENIARQTPEKRDSIVTMYEDWINFLLKNEKDDSLFDTELLGFIVWSCLNLNADSLLPLIKQLYQNNLVPINMLGTYEEVERDMLQTSLLPTVDPFDIYTHYKKIHTNPLYDKPDSESDHQPLPATPPPLPSFDQPGTGSQPAVNPWKDVGRNDPCPCGSGRKYKRCCLR from the coding sequence ATGTCCGCAAGCTCACCTGCCAAACCCTCCGTTTCGTATAAAATTTCCTATAGTCATACATTCCGGGATAATGAATACGGAATTACGGATTCGGCAAGAGAACTCATAGAAGATCTGTTTTTTGAAGTTGGAAAAGGTAAAAAGAGTATCATTAAACGGCTGCAGAGGGCGATAAAAAAATACCCGAAGGTCCCTCAATTCAAGAATTACCTTATCAAAGAATACCAGGCCGCCGGTAACCAGAAGATGGCGAACGAGGTTATCGAACAGATTTTAAAAGCTCACCCCGATTATCTTTTTGGAAAATTAAACAAAGTCCATTCGCTGCTGGATGAGGGAAAAGCGGAACAGGTTCCCGAAATTCTGGGTACAGAGATGGACCTTCAGGCATTGTATCCCGAACGGGATGAATTTCATATCGAAGAGGTACTCAAATTCTATTCCATAACCGTTATCTATTTTCTTGAAACCGGGGATCGTGAGCAAGCTGTCGCCCGGCTTGATCTGCTTGAAGAACTCGATCCCGATGCCCCTGCCGTCCAAATAGCCCGCAACCGGCTTATGATGTACGACATAAAGGAAAACCTTGAAAAAAGCAGGAAAAAGTGGGAGCACGACAAAAAACATGAACGTACCGTAGAAAGCCGGGGGTACAGAAGGTCCACTCAAACTGATCAAAAACCTGATTTTCATCATTCCGAAATTGAATATTTATACACAAACGGTTTTGATATTTCAGAACAGAAGATCCGGGAGATTCTCGCCCTGCCAGAAAATTCACTCGTAAACGACCTTGAAAACGTTCTGGAGGATGCGGTAAACCGCCACGAGGTTTTGAAAGAAGAAATTCTGCAGAGTGGATGGAACTATGAACGCCATAATTTTGGCAGCCATGCGGTTTCCCTTCTTGCTGAAATGGAAAGCACCCAATCCTTGCCAACTGTTTTAGAGCTGTTGCGGCAGGGCGAAGAATTTCTCGAATTCTGGTTTGGCGACCGCCTCGAAGAATATTTTGCTGATCCGGTAGCAGTGCTTGCTGAGAACCAACTATCCCTGCTGGACGAATTCCTGAAAGAACCGTACAACAGCTCCTATGCCAGAAATATCGCTGTAAGCGCCACAGAAAATATTGCCCGGCAAACGCCGGAGAAGCGGGACTCCATCGTAACAATGTACGAAGACTGGATCAATTTCCTGCTTAAAAACGAAAAGGATGACTCCCTTTTTGACACCGAGCTTCTGGGTTTTATTGTATGGAGCTGCTTAAATTTAAATGCTGACAGTCTGCTCCCGCTCATTAAACAGCTCTATCAGAACAACCTGGTTCCAATAAATATGCTTGGAACGTACGAGGAAGTTGAGCGGGACATGCTTCAAACATCACTTTTACCTACAGTAGATCCGTTCGATATCTACACCCATTACAAAAAAATCCATACCAATCCGCTGTACGACAAGCCAGATTCCGAATCTGATCATCAGCCTCTTCCGGCAACTCCGCCTCCCCTGCCGTCTTTTGATCAGCCCGGTACCGGCAGTCAACCAGC